TGTTCATTAACTGTCCATCTATGTTCATTGTATTTTTCCCTCCTTTAGGACGTTGATATTTCATCTACGTCCTTTATGTGGTTAAAATATTTCGAGGGTCTCAAAAAAGGAAGCCCTTTTGGGGAATTTACAGCCTCTCTTGCCGTGTCTTCATTAGCAATAGGCAGAAGATAGAGCTTCTTATCAAGGACCCTCCTAATTGTGCTCATGCGATAATCCTCATAGAAGAGACAACGTTTACAGGTGAGAGCCAATGCCTCTGAGCCGTGCTTGTCTGCAAGTCTGAATATGGCTTGCACCTTTCGGAGATTCCTGTATGCGTGCTCTGCCATAATCTTTTCAACCAGCTTGCTTACATATTCTCCATACCTTAATGCCTCTTTCTGGTAGTAACCTCTGGTATTAAGTAAGTATCTTGACTTCTCAGGGGGGTAATCCCTTTCATCGGTTACCCGTATACCTGGCCTCTTTGCCCTCTGATGGGTCTTTATCAGCTCTCCGTCATAGAATATCTGCACTGCATATACTCCGCCTCTCACCCACACCCTCTTTCCAACAAATCTGGTGGGCAGTGAATAATAACTACTGTCAAAGACGATGTGATGATCAGGATGTACCTTTGCCTCCTTCCACAGAGGTATCTCAAATCTCTCCAGGGGAAGGCCCCTGAGTTGAGACTGCTCCTCTTCCTGAAATACCTCATAGGGCCTCCTCTTTGTCGTCCCATGAACCTCCATTGCATAATCGTACAAACACCAGTCAGAAACCTTGCTGTTAGCTTCCCTAATATCCCTGAAATCTACTGATGACAAAAACTGCTGCCTTACTACCGGGATTTTCCTCTCAACTTTTCCCTTATGAGAGCCTTCTCTTATCTTTGCTGGATCTATTATGAAGCCATAATGCTTTGCACATTCTGCATATGCCCTATTGAATATTGGATCATAGGTGTTTGGCCTCAGTATCCCTGACTTCAGATTATCCAGTATTACCCTCTCAGGAACTCCTTTAAAGAACTCAAATGCATTAATGTGACACTGCACCCATGTTTGCTGCCCCTGGTCAAATACAAACTCTACATAGGGAAGGCGACTGTACGAAAGGGTCATTACAAAGATATGTGCTCTTCTCATCTTCCCTGTATCAGGGTCATACATCAGACCGGCAGAGCCAAAGTCAACCTGTGCCTCCTCTGCTGTCCTTACCTCAATACGTAGACAGCTTCTTGGGGGTTTTGGATATTTGATGTTCATGTACCTTTGGAAGCTGCAGTAGCTGAGGGAATAGTCATAATCCCTCTTCAGTATTCTGTAAATCTGTTTGGGCTTCATGTAGGGCTTTAATCTGAGCTTCTCTATGGTGCTCTGGTATTCTGCTGTCTTTTTGTATGAGGGTGATGTATCAAGGGGGGTCTTTAATTCCCTCTGTATCTTCCCTGCCAGTTTCAGATAATACTCATATGGCTGGTTCTCCATCTCCCGCTTAAATCCTTGCTTCTCTGCCAGTGCAATATACTTCCTTATCGTTTTGCGCGCTAATCCAACTGATCGTTTAATCTGCCTTATATTCCTCCATCTGTGCCATTGATACAG
The window above is part of the Candidatus Diapherotrites archaeon genome. Proteins encoded here:
- the istA gene encoding IS21 family transposase, with translation MARRDIRMEELVEVLYQWHRWRNIRQIKRSVGLARKTIRKYIALAEKQGFKREMENQPYEYYLKLAGKIQRELKTPLDTSPSYKKTAEYQSTIEKLRLKPYMKPKQIYRILKRDYDYSLSYCSFQRYMNIKYPKPPRSCLRIEVRTAEEAQVDFGSAGLMYDPDTGKMRRAHIFVMTLSYSRLPYVEFVFDQGQQTWVQCHINAFEFFKGVPERVILDNLKSGILRPNTYDPIFNRAYAECAKHYGFIIDPAKIREGSHKGKVERKIPVVRQQFLSSVDFRDIREANSKVSDWCLYDYAMEVHGTTKRRPYEVFQEEEQSQLRGLPLERFEIPLWKEAKVHPDHHIVFDSSYYSLPTRFVGKRVWVRGGVYAVQIFYDGELIKTHQRAKRPGIRVTDERDYPPEKSRYLLNTRGYYQKEALRYGEYVSKLVEKIMAEHAYRNLRKVQAIFRLADKHGSEALALTCKRCLFYEDYRMSTIRRVLDKKLYLLPIANEDTAREAVNSPKGLPFLRPSKYFNHIKDVDEISTS